GCTCTTTTGGGAACTCATACTGTATTTTGCCTCAACAAAtgctgattctttttcctttgttctgcaATACTTACTTACACTTATTTAGATGATCTGCAGGCCACATTCTCTTCTGCTATTAATACTTTCCCTGTTGGTTTATCTGCTTATGCTTAaggtctttaattttttttcttcttgatatcTTTGTTAACTTTAATCTCTTTATATTCCCTTATTGTTTACTGATGATGAACTATGTTACTCATCTCTTAACAAAGAGATGATGGATCCAGGGTACAGAAGGAGATGtaaatttttttggacatggaaCATTCCAGTGTTGGAATATGTTGTCCTTGACTATATCTGTTACAAaagtcttggttttctttttttcccctcaaaggtGGTAATGGGAGGATTGTTGGTAAGAGGGAGAGAGTCAAGTTTtgtgactgaaaaaataaaacttaatgaAAAAATAGGGTAAAGCGATGCAGAATTttcagaataataaaattttgcctatatctacatgtatattttttaaaattttactaattaagaaagaaggaaagaaatgtagaaatatgttgGAGACATTATATGAGAAACTGTAAGGccgctaattttttttaattatcaaagGTCCAAGAAAAAGTCTATTagctttaaatgttttaaaaatcaatctaAAACATAATAATCTGTctcctaatttttttaaactatgttaACATCATTTACTGTCATTACATCTTTAGCTTCTGGTGAAGAACCTATTGAAACAAGTATTATGCTACgatataacatatacacaaatatctgTAATACAAAGTGAAGCATATATACTCTACTTCTTTGgctttcttggttctgccctctcTAGACTCAGCCCATTCTCTTACCCCTGTGCTGTCTTTTTCAGTTTACTTGGTTATATCATCATCCAAGCCCTGCCCCCTAACTGATCAAGACTTGATACCCTCtttcttggtgatttcattaaCTCCTATGGTTTGAATGATCAtctctgggcaaatgacttccagTTCTATAGCTCCAGTATTTAATCTCCCATCTAAATTCCTGTACCATACCATCAGCTATCTTTTGGATATCTCCACCTGGATGTGTAAGAGATAGTTCAAAAACCCTAAGTCTAAAAGGAactcatttcccttctttccttcccctcactcGCCATCTATCCCTTCTATAAACTTTCCTTTTACTCTGAAAGGTACAACTAACACATTCCAGTCACCCATGATGGCAAGTTTGGAGACATCATAACTCTTCCCTTTCCTACACTGCCATATCCAATCAGTCACCATGTCTAGTCAGTCCAGTCTTCCACAATACCTCTTTCATCTACCACCTTGTCTCCACTCACATATCCACTGCTGTCATTTaactccatctccatctcttagcTGGACTATCAGAGTAACCTCCCTTTCTCCTTGGCCTCTGTCCTTCCATTTTTAACTCTCTCCAATCTATCAtcccacacagctgccaaaaatCATCTTCCTCAAGAACAGATTGTACCATGTTACTTTCCTGCTCAAGGATATTTGATGACTTCCCATTACTTCTAGGGGGAAAAATGCAAACCCTTTAGCTTGACATACAAAATCCTTCGCAACTtatttttccagatttatttcatattttactcATTCACATGCTCTGTGGTACAGCTAAAAAGGTCTACTTCCTATCCCCCCAATGTTGTATCCCATCTTCTACATCTCTTTCTACAGGTTGTTTTTAGCTCACATCCAGAACACCCTCTGCTCCTAGAATCCTTTGTTTGGTTCAGTGCCCAGTACCAGAGCCATTCCCTAGAGGAAATCTTTTCTGATCCCAGTGGTTCTGACTGCCCTCTTCTACCTCAGCTGAACTTATATGTCCTTATCTGAATACATGTCATATCACCCAGTAGAAtgggtccttgaaggcaggaatagTTGTTTTTGTCTCCATATCCCCTTATCTAGTATTGTGCTTCATTTATagtattcatttaatattttgtttttgttgttatggttgttgttgaattgaactgaatcaagAATTCCCCAGAGCCTTGAGCTATACGCTCAGGGTTTGGACTTTATTAAATAGGtgtgaataataataactaacatgcagatagcactttaaggcttataaaaattttacaaatatctcatttgctcctcacaacaatcccatgaggtgggtgctattaatatccccattttacaagagaagaaactgaggcagagtgtctgaggcaggatttgaactcaggacttcctgatacCACCTCCTATCAACTACCAACCAGCTActgtaatagggaaccactgaagggTTCTGAGGAGTGATATAACTAGTTTATTCCTTCATAACAGAACTCCAGTGAATAAATAAGCTAATATTAGcttatttatattaattaattaatattagcttattttttctattcaactcaacaAAAAGTTGTGAAGTAACTGCTGTGTGCAGAGGACTGTGGTAGGCATTATGAGACATGCACAATTTGGATAAAACACTATCAGCCATTGCCTTCATGAAACTCTCAAACTAGTAGGGGCATAGGATGCAGAAAACCTTTATTGGGTGATTTATTGGTTGATCATTATTCACTGTTTACTTCTCCTGTGACCAAGTTAGGGTTTTAGCCTTAAAATGGACAGATAGTAATAGAAGCAAAAGTCAATTTTCAAGCCAGGCATGGAGGGTTTTCGCTGTGTCTTCAGTATGCTTCTCTTTAGAGAGATGCCCTTTGGTGGCCCCGCAATGACGACTGTTCTCTATCCTTACAGACAGCAGAGAATGTTAAAAAGGCATTGTTTCCAAACCTAAAAGAACTAATCTCCAAATATGAAAAACCGAATCAAGGACTAGTGACTCATCTTCGTTATCCAGTCGAGAAAAACAACATATACCAGAGTCAGAGAAACTTCCCAACCCCGACTgctttggaggaggaggaggattacGGTAAGAGCCTTTGTGTTTAAAAGCCCCACGTCCCCACTTAGGACAGGTAATATCCTGAGTCTCAGGAAAACTGCTCCAGGCTCTAGCGTGGACGATTCATGGCTTCTGACAAGTTGTAggacctctctgagcttcattttcctcactttcaAATAAAGACAAATAGCCTCATTTTCTGGACTTTGATGAGAGCTAAGTCTATGTTGCCTCAAGAAGGCTTCACTTtctgaaaaaaggaaacaagcatttattgagcatttactcTGTGCAGGAGCAGTGCACAGAGGGCAGGGCCTGGCAtgaggaagactcgtcttcctgagttcaaatctggcctcagacacttactagctgtgagaccctgtttgccttagtttccgcctctgtcaaatgagctggaagaggaaatggcaaaccacctcactttttctgccaagaaaactccaaatgggatcgggaagtcagacacgactgaaaaaatgAACAGCAACGAGAAAgacgccaggcactgtgctgcgTTTTCTGAGCGtcgcctcatttgatcctcacaactctgggagggaggtgctattataatccctgttttacagttgaggaaactgaggcatatagaagttaagtgacttgcccaggggcacacaactagtaagggtctaaggctaaatttgaactcagatcttcccggCCCCAGGCCTATTTCCTTCATCCGCTGTCCCACCTCGCTGCTTCTAAAAGGTTACATAGTCCGGGCTCCCAACATTTTGGAGGGAAGAATAGCCCCCTTTTGCTTGGGTGAGGGGGCGCCTTGGGATGTAAAAGCCCTCACAACTTATTCTCctgttttttttcagtgaatgtCAACAAAGATGATTATGTGGAAGTCTTTCCTTGAATTCTAATCAAGCCTGATGGTGAAGCATGAAGAGAGGCAGCCTACTCTGGGGATAAAGCCCCCCAAACCTGCCATTCTCCGCTTCTCCTGAGGGTTTAATCACCATCTAGCGCTGAACTCGGGCCTTCCTGTCAGTCAGAGGACTGGGCAGTCTGTGCCTGTCTGCCTTGACTTTATATTCAGTTACGCCCCAAGAGAGAAAACTGCCTGTAGAACTGGAAATGTCCATGTAGCCTAGAGACACTGTATCCCTCGTCCCCAATAAAGTCTTCTAAGGATCCCTGCAAGGCCAAAACAGGTAGCCATGGCGCAGCCTGATAGTTTAAAACATAATTACAACCAAATCGCCTCAACCACACACAACCCAGAGAGTCCACACAAAGCAGTATGAGGTCCTTGAAACCTCTAATCTCAGAACTCACACTCTGAAGCCCCAGATTCAGTGTGATTATTTTGAAGTAATTTATTATGCAAATTATTCCTTCAGCTCCCATCTAGTACAACATTCTCTATTGCCAGACTGTTCAAGAGATATTAATCCCCAAGTAGTCAGTTAAGCTGTAAAGGCAGTGTAAATAACAAGAAAGGGAACTGATAGATATGCCTTCTGTATATAATTAGGAAAGATCCCTTAAGTCTCTTGTGTGACACTGAGGAACTCTCATCTAATCCACTCTTAATTCCTACTAATCATCCTGATATGGAAGATGGACAAAGGTGTTCTTGAACTTAGTATCCCAGGTTTCGGAGAGTCTACCTCTGGGAATCTGGTGGATGTCTTTCAAGATATGCTAGAGAATTGCCAAAGATGAGAGTCAGTCTAGAGCTTTGTGAAATCTCTTGCCTTGACCCTGACTCTTTTATTgggttaaatttaatatacactttttaaaaaaatctttgaatctCATGTACAATCCTTTTTTCTGTGCTTTGTATATTGGTATGTTCATGTCTGTTGatgtttaagttcataataaaaagtaaaaattatttaagaatATGAAAACCTAGAGACTCTTTTTTGGCCAATCCCTGTTTCTGCTGGCCCTGATGGAATGCCCTTTTGGGGGTTTCCCCCCACATGCTGGGCATTTCTTACATGGAACTTTTGTCACTACCCCCTGCATTGTTCtaacttctttcctcctttttggaTTCACCTTTCCCCTCTATCCACTTATGTcctaaaaaaacaaagacaagaaaactTCCCACTACTTTAGATTCAACATTTCCACAAAACTCTAATGAATTAATCCTGTCTCACTCCTAGACTTCATGTACGTAAAGTGTACATAATTGCGTACTAGTTGTGCTCAGTTTGAAAGTGATTAGATGAGCGCTTCTAGCTTCATGTGGTCCAGTGGATGGTGGatggggctggagtcagaaagaactggattCTCATCTGGCCTCGGGCACcaatccagctgtgtgaccctggctgggtttgtcatttaacttttgtctgtctcagtttcctaatctataaagcAAGAGTAGTAAtgacacctacctctcagggttgttctgaggataaaatatGATCATATTTGTAAGCCACAACTCTCTATAAAGGCTATCACTTATTACTATTATCCCACATTCCCATTAAGCTATATTTTCCACAAGAGCAGGAAGTCTCTTCCCTCCTCTATGCTCCCATAACATCCTGCCATGCACTCTGCACACAATGGGTGTCCCATAATTGTCCCCACATTGGCATCTCCACATTAGCAACAAAGGGAAGATACTGAACTAGGTAATCTCTGAGGAGCTCTGCAGTCCTCCTGGTCTCTGATTCTATCACTATCAAGAAGAGCAAAGTGATTCTCAGCCCCTCTCCTGAGCTATCTATTGAACATTTGCATTCCCTCCCTTAAAGTAAATTACGATTTGACACCTTATAAATTGTTTTTGTGTGTTCTttgaccaaaaaacaaacaaaaacccaaaacaaaatagaaaaactttTCTTCACCTAGGCCAACCACCCTGGTGATGAGCCTCTGAACTTAGTAAGGTTGCTATTCAGATGAGAGATCCATAGTTCGTTGCCAGACTCAGACTAGAAAGCTTTTTCAGCGTGGAAAGGGGTCTGGGACTCGGGAAAGTAGAAAGGGCTCATAACTTGGCATCAGTCAAAATCTAGATTTGACCCTTGTGACACTTATGAGTTATGTCCAGGgttatgctggtaaatattttaaCAGCTGGCTCTCTGGGGGAACAATTTctcacaacacacttttaaattttatctgcATTATCaacactttcttaattctagaaaaCTGATAAGATAATACATCATGTCATGGTTTGTAAAATTTCCTGATTTCAGAGGCATAGAAAATTTAACAGTGGTTCTCCCAAGGCCATTCATGTGAGCTTTAGTATACTCCTGTCTATAGGGTACTTTCCATTTCAAAAATTATGAGTGTCTGAGTTCTTGGATCACATTCACAGCAATTCACTGACAGCtagaagagaaggaaatctcTAGAATATGATAGTACTCAAAACAACACTGGACCTAAGTCACAGAATCACACACAGAGAAGGGACAAATTAAGTccaactagattttttttcctatgcctATACCATAATAATGACTAATGATTTATCAATATAAATCTCAGGAACTTCTAATAGGTTCTGGAAACAATTTTGTAGTGCAACAGAAAGAACAATgagtaaatgaggaaaaaaataaaaattaaatgcaaaaaaaaagagcaaTGAACCTAGAGGATCTGGGACCAAATTCAGAATTTTATACTTCCTAGCCTGGTAACCTAGAGTAAGTCaaattaacctttctgagccaCAATCCTCTTATCTATAAGATGTGTTTATTAATACCCAGAGTACCCACTTCCAGGGTTATCACAaagaaagtgctttatataaGGGAGTAGGTGTATTTAGACTGGAAAAGAAGGACataatagatatttttaaagctcttgaTGCAGTAGTAAGTGAACTAGAGTCAGAAGCTTTGAGTGTAGGCCTGGCTAGTTGTATAATCTTTGGCAAGTATCCTTCTCTGCAACATGAGATGTCTCCAGTACTAGACTCCTATTCCTCATGCTCAATGCCTTAAATACCTACAAAAGCATtatgggaaagagaagacattTCCTTTTGCTCCAGAGGGCAGTACGATTATTCAGGTTAATGTAGTATGCAATTCCTTACTGCCCAGGATACCACCATTGTCCCAGGTACCCGGGTTTATCACACAGTTTCAACCTTTCATTACATTCCTCATTCATGCTCACCTCACAAAACCAATCTGTTGGCAAGAATTATTGCTTTTACCTTCCCAACACCTCTTGCATCCCTTTTGCTCCATTCATGTAGCTGTTACCCTTCATTCCTGGACTATCAAAATAACCTCCTTATTGGTCTCCCTGTTTCAGATCTCTTCCATTCTGTCTTATGGTAGCTCATTACCCTTTTGGATAGCTGTAATCTGTAGGACTTTTTTCCTGACCTCTTATCCTTTTTTCTGCATTCTTCCCAAGGCTCCTACTGCTGCTACCTGGGGTCAAGCTGAGCAAGTTGGAGAGATTAATCTCTGCCATAAAACCACCTTTTAAGTACCTGAAGATATTTATCATCCATGCCACACTGGCCTattcttttccaggttaaatgtCTCAAATTTATTCAAATAATTCTATGGCATGCGAATCAAGCTgcttcccaattctgcttcaccCTCCTTAGGATATTATCCAGTTTAgtaatgtccttcctaaactgtgaTGCCCAGAGATGAACACAATAGGGATTATCCTTCCTTATTCCTAGAAACTATGCTTCTTTGAATGTAGCACTAAATTGGATCCTCTTTCTCAGGTGCCATATCACACTGCTCAACTGTATCAAGACTGTACAATAGAAGGACTCCTGGATCATTTTTAGATAAATTATCATCTTACTATCCATTCTCTAGTATGTATTTTTGAAGGTGATTTTGAAAACCCAATTTTGAGATTTTACATTCATCCCTGTTAAATCCCACCTTATTGGATCTGGACCCATGTTCTAGCTGTCAAAAATCTTTTTGGACCCTACTTTTGTTGTTTAGTGAACCCATATCCCTCACAGATTTTTGTCATCTGCAGACTTGATAAGGATGCCTCTCTATATTTACCCAAGtcaaaatgctaaaaataaattgataaaaatgtcaaaaagtTACAAGGCCAAAGCCAGGTACTCCCAAGTTGACTGGACATGGGTAGACAAGTTTGGGAGCTATTACAGAGCTCAGAAGGGAGATAATAAAAGGGTCCCTTCCAATGCAGAGATTCTTCAATTCTGTAATCTCCCATCTAGTGTCAGAATTTTATTTGCAACACCCTCAACAGGTGTTACTGCATGACAGATTTTGGGCTGGAAGGAACCCTAGAGGTCATCGAGTccaacctccttgttttacagaggggTAAAGGTCACTTTGCCAGGCCCTCAGGTTCCCAATGTAGGAGTCATCTtggattcctctctctctctctctctctctctctctctctctctctctctctctctctcgtcttatatccaagctgttgccaaggcttattgatttcacctctgcaacatctctcaaaaatgcctccttctctcctctgataagACTGCGAACTCTAGCAAGACCCTTATCAtcttgatggggtgcttgggtgcattgCTTGGACCCTAGttccaaaatcacatttctctttaaaaatcacatttctccctagcctcaaaacactatcccaggcagtttctcctcaGTCCAAGAACATCCTGTCCTAGCAACAACCGTTATGCCCCTTCCAgctacagtagccagctgtactggctgaactggctgtgtactgggtcatcacaacatttactactcactgaccaatcatatcttgtctaacaagacattgatgagagcatcCTGGTATTACTTAGTCAGTCCTAAACATTAGTTggcttagtgatgtttcaggcctaaaaccacacctccatgtagccccccCTTGGCTATTTTGATGATGAAGTCTGGATAAAATACCTGCATAtgagatactaaaagtgcatgttcctttgagaactaaccactccttaaccactccctagtcctaccctgaatcacctagtcaaccattggcacatgttttactatagaatatcctatataaactttaactatACCCCATTCAAATCACAGGtttcctaagaactcttgcccactgaaaagcgtaataaatctttaccatcTTGACTTCAAGAATGTTTGAGtctatgaattcattccaggcaacctGCCCCTGGTACTCTGGCCTTtttttggggcggggggggggtcTTACCCCCCCCTTCAAACCCTCATcaacctcacacctggactattgaaatagtctataggtgggtctgcctgcctcacgTCTCCCCCTGTTCGAATCTattttccattcagccactaaaagtGTTTTCTAAAATGTAGGTCTGATCACATCACACCCCTACTCCTCTTTATCAGCTCCAGGATCAAAAACAGAATGCTCTGTTTGGGGCATTACAGAGCTCAGAAGGGAGATATGAAAAGGGTCCCTTCCAATGATAAGATTCTTCAATTCTGTAATCTCCCATCCAGTGTCAGAATTTTATTTGCAACATCCTCAACTGGATGACAGATTTGGGGCTGGAGGGAACCCCAGAGGACATCGAGTCCAACCTCCTTGCTTTACAGAGGGTTAAAAAGTTCACTTTGCCAGGCCCTCAGCCTCCATAggcttcataacctagtccccttctacctttccaaacttcttacaccttactccccaacaaatactctttgatccagtgacactcaCCTCTtaactataaaaacaaaacaaaacaaaaaacactccaggcattttctgtGGCTTTTCCCCAAGCCTGGAACATTCTTCCTCCTCAATTCCACctactgactttcctggcttcctttaaaatctcatcttttatagGAACGCTTTTCCAACCCCTCCTAATTCTAAAGCCTtccatattttaattatttcccatttatcctatgTTCAAGGAggattagcacctctggtgtgagggtttgccaAGTATTTTTCAGAGCTAcatatccacctttggtgtccacctgccacTGGACTCTTGCcagtgactccaagaagctgtagcatgggcattggccacaccctggtaaaaccatcttggcagaccaGGTTGATGGTAACCAATGGACCCCCAGATTCAATGGTGAGGTAGtggagtgtctaccccaaacatgtgaagacctTCCCTGacagaatggacagatgagaacaatttattccaacagtcatgaaggtagctgaagcaggcactgtgaaatgcttagagcttggtcagatcaAAGACTCCAGTGATGgccatcatcttgacttttgtcttgtcatcAGACTCTGACaattcaggaagagagagtgaggcagacaactctgcctcacttaaatccaattcacttgctagtcaagacatcaccctgcgATGTTGGTccctttcaaaaatgaaggacaatttatcctgtatataacttgtttgtatatatttgtttccatgttgtttcccccattagattaagACCTCTTTGTGGTCAGGAACTGTCTGTTGTCTCTTTTTATCCTAAgtgctaggtgcttaataatgtgATTGACTGGTAGAGAGCATTTGAGTGAAAATCattggagacagagacagaatgatcACCAGCAGAATTTACTACAAACCACTTGTATGAATGGAGGACTTAGATGAATTTAAGAAACATATCCCAAGATGGCACAGCAGGATAATAGAGTAGGGGTGGTGACCAGCAATTATTTGGACATTGGCTAAGGCCTCTCTCTGATAACAGCAAagtaattaatttctttatttggtTTAATGATTATTTTAGCTTTCAAAAGACAATAGAACCAACCAGGGGAAATTCAGTTCTGGATTTCATTCTTAGCACCCAGGAGAACTGGAGGGAAATGATGAGAACCTTGTGGGGTGTAATGACTTTGTCTTAAAATGtagaatagagaaagagagaagagctAGGTGTAGTCTGATATGTAGCTTAGATTTTGCAGATTTCAAGGGTTTAGAGAAAGGATAAATGGGAGGATcttatgaattcaaattctgtggaGAAGGTCAACCAAAGAAGTCTGGGTAGCTCTCAAGAAGGaaactaagaaacagaaagaaaccatttggacaaagagaaaacagagaagttATCCAAAGAGGCTGCTTCGGATAGAGGCTGCACAGAGAATTTACCAACCACCTTGGGTTTGTTGTTGGTCTGTTTTAAAGACTTGATTGGAAGACAGAAACAGGCAGTAAtggaaagtaaatacaaaaatatggTATGGTCCTCTCCAGATGTTGGAAATGCCAAAGCTCAGAATGAA
The DNA window shown above is from Notamacropus eugenii isolate mMacEug1 chromosome 2, mMacEug1.pri_v2, whole genome shotgun sequence and carries:
- the SH2D1B gene encoding SH2 domain-containing protein 1B isoform X2, producing MMGETELFSSKNLISSNAFSIIGDNSFLSFSGIRFQNKIYTYRIRKEKYGYYTIQTAENVKKALFPNLKELISKYEKPNQGLVTHLRYPVEKNNIYQSQRNFPTPTALEEEEDYVNVNKDDYVEVFP
- the SH2D1B gene encoding SH2 domain-containing protein 1B isoform X1, producing MDLPYYHGPLTKKACETLLFQEGKEGNFLLRDSESVPGALCLCVLFQNKIYTYRIRKEKYGYYTIQTAENVKKALFPNLKELISKYEKPNQGLVTHLRYPVEKNNIYQSQRNFPTPTALEEEEDYVNVNKDDYVEVFP